The proteins below are encoded in one region of Peromyscus eremicus chromosome 10, PerEre_H2_v1, whole genome shotgun sequence:
- the Ccni gene encoding cyclin-I isoform X2, with protein MTPRHHCEAYSSAGEEEEEEEEEEEEKKKNVSPSQRDEVIQWLAKLKYQFNLYPETFALASSLLDRFLATVKAHPKYLNCIAISCFFLAAKTVEEDEKIPVLKVLARDSFCGCSTSEILRMERIILDKLNWDLHTATPLDFLHIFHAIAVSTRPQLLFSLPKLSPSQHLAVLTKQLLHCMACNQLLQFKGSMLALAMVSLEMEKLIPDWLPLTIELLQKAQMDSSQLIHCRELAAHHLSALQSSLPLNSVYVYRPLKHTLVTCDRGAFKLHPSSIAGPDFSKDNSKPEVPVRGTSAFCHHLPAAGGCKHASAKRKVEEMEVDDFYDGIKRLYNEDTASENMGSVCGTDLARQEGHASPCPPLQPVSVM; from the exons ATGACCCCGCGTCACCACTGTGAGGCCTACAGTTCTgccggggaggaggaggaggaagaggaggaggaggaggaggagaagaagaag AATGTTTCTCCATCCCAGAGAGATGAAGTAATTCAGTGGTTGGCCAAACTCAAATACCAGTTCAACCTTTACCCAGAAACATTTGCTCTGGCAAGCAGTCTTTTGGACAGGTTTTTGGCTACGGTCAAA GCCCATCCAAAATATTTGAATTGTATTGCAATCAGCTGTTTTTTTCTAGCTGCTAAAACTGTTGAAGAAGATGAG AAAATTCCAGTACTAAAGGTATTGGCAAGAGACAGTTTCTGTGGCTGTTCCACATCTGAGATTTTGAGAATGGAGAGAATTATTCTGGATAAGTTGAACTGGGATCTTCACACAGCCACACCATTGGATTTTCTTCATATT TTCCACGCCATTGCGGTGTCCACTAGGCCTCAGTTACTTTTCAGTTTGCCCAAATTGAGCCCGTCTCAACATTTGGCAGTCTTGACCAAGCAACTACTTCACTGTATGGCCTGCAACCAACTTCTGCAGTTCAAAGGATCCATGCTTGCTCTGGCCATGGTTAGTTTGGAAATGGAGAAACTCATTCCCGATTGGCTTCCTCTTACAATTGAACTGCTTCAGAAAGCACAG ATGGACAGCTCCCAGTTGATCCACTGTCGGGAGCTGGCGGCACATCACCTCTCTGCTCTGCAGTCTTCCCTGCCTCTAAATTCCGTTTATGTCTACCGTCCCCTCAAGCACACCCTGGTGACCTGCGACAGAGGAGCGTTCAAATTACATCCCTCCTCTATCGCAGGCCCAGATTTCTCCAAGGACAACAGCAAGCCAGAAGTGCCAGTCAGAGGTACCTCAGCCTTCTGCCATCACCTCCCAGCTGCCGGCGGGTGCAAGCACGCCTCCGCTAAACGCAAGGTGGAGGAGATGGAAGTAGATGACTTCTATGATGGGATCAAGCGGCTCTACAATGAAGATACTGCTTCAGAGAACATGGGCTCTGTGTGTGGCACTGATTTAGCGAGGCAAGAGGGGCATGCTTCTCCCTGTCCACCTTTGCAGCCTGTTTCAGTCATGTAG
- the Ccni gene encoding cyclin-I isoform X1: MKFPGPLENQRLSFLLERAISREAQMWKVNVPKMPTNQNVSPSQRDEVIQWLAKLKYQFNLYPETFALASSLLDRFLATVKAHPKYLNCIAISCFFLAAKTVEEDEKIPVLKVLARDSFCGCSTSEILRMERIILDKLNWDLHTATPLDFLHIFHAIAVSTRPQLLFSLPKLSPSQHLAVLTKQLLHCMACNQLLQFKGSMLALAMVSLEMEKLIPDWLPLTIELLQKAQMDSSQLIHCRELAAHHLSALQSSLPLNSVYVYRPLKHTLVTCDRGAFKLHPSSIAGPDFSKDNSKPEVPVRGTSAFCHHLPAAGGCKHASAKRKVEEMEVDDFYDGIKRLYNEDTASENMGSVCGTDLARQEGHASPCPPLQPVSVM, translated from the exons ATGAAGTTTCCAGGACCTTTGGAAAACCAGAGATTGTCTTTCCTATTGGAAAGGGCAATCTCCAGGGAAGCCCAGATGTGGAAGGTCAATGTGCCGAAAATGCCTACAAATCAG AATGTTTCTCCATCCCAGAGAGATGAAGTAATTCAGTGGTTGGCCAAACTCAAATACCAGTTCAACCTTTACCCAGAAACATTTGCTCTGGCAAGCAGTCTTTTGGACAGGTTTTTGGCTACGGTCAAA GCCCATCCAAAATATTTGAATTGTATTGCAATCAGCTGTTTTTTTCTAGCTGCTAAAACTGTTGAAGAAGATGAG AAAATTCCAGTACTAAAGGTATTGGCAAGAGACAGTTTCTGTGGCTGTTCCACATCTGAGATTTTGAGAATGGAGAGAATTATTCTGGATAAGTTGAACTGGGATCTTCACACAGCCACACCATTGGATTTTCTTCATATT TTCCACGCCATTGCGGTGTCCACTAGGCCTCAGTTACTTTTCAGTTTGCCCAAATTGAGCCCGTCTCAACATTTGGCAGTCTTGACCAAGCAACTACTTCACTGTATGGCCTGCAACCAACTTCTGCAGTTCAAAGGATCCATGCTTGCTCTGGCCATGGTTAGTTTGGAAATGGAGAAACTCATTCCCGATTGGCTTCCTCTTACAATTGAACTGCTTCAGAAAGCACAG ATGGACAGCTCCCAGTTGATCCACTGTCGGGAGCTGGCGGCACATCACCTCTCTGCTCTGCAGTCTTCCCTGCCTCTAAATTCCGTTTATGTCTACCGTCCCCTCAAGCACACCCTGGTGACCTGCGACAGAGGAGCGTTCAAATTACATCCCTCCTCTATCGCAGGCCCAGATTTCTCCAAGGACAACAGCAAGCCAGAAGTGCCAGTCAGAGGTACCTCAGCCTTCTGCCATCACCTCCCAGCTGCCGGCGGGTGCAAGCACGCCTCCGCTAAACGCAAGGTGGAGGAGATGGAAGTAGATGACTTCTATGATGGGATCAAGCGGCTCTACAATGAAGATACTGCTTCAGAGAACATGGGCTCTGTGTGTGGCACTGATTTAGCGAGGCAAGAGGGGCATGCTTCTCCCTGTCCACCTTTGCAGCCTGTTTCAGTCATGTAG